Within the Gossypium raimondii isolate GPD5lz chromosome 12, ASM2569854v1, whole genome shotgun sequence genome, the region TCGTGATCCCACATCAAAAACTCCATGATTTTATTGTGATGTCATCTCTCTTGAAAATGTAAATATCTGACTGTTGCATCTTTCAGTGCAGCTGTATAAAGGAGAAGTTTCAAATCTCTTAATGGCTCAAGATACCTCTTCTGTTGCTGAATCACCTCGACGGCGCTCTGGTCTTCTGCGAGACCAGGTGCAGTTGATTAAAAGAAAAGACTGTGATCGCTATGAGATCGTTCCAATCGAAGATAAACTGTCCTTCGAGAAAGGATTTTTCATCGTAATTCGTGCATGCCAATTATTGGCTCAAAAGAATGATGGATTGATTTTAGTTGGAGTAGCTGGACCATCTGGAGCTGGAAAGACTGTGTTCACAGAGAAGGTGCTCAACTTTATGCCCAGTATAGCTGTCATAACCATGGACAACTACAATGATGCTAGCCGTATCATTGATGGAAACTTTGATGGTAAGAATTAGAGttcttaacatttttaaaactttcatgTAAGGTGATCCCATCTTTGATTAAGGTGCTTTGTTTTTATGTATGAGAACAATGGATGCCACCCGATATTGCTTGCTGACTTTGGTGGTTGACAATTAGCAGCACAGTATGCTTTTGGAAGCTTCTATGTTAAGAGCTGCTGTTTTATCTGCTAATGCTGTTGCATTTcacattgaaataaaatttaggagGCAAAATTGATAGGAGATAATTATTTCTAATTATATAAACGGAATACAAAATGTGCAGTAAAAGCAATATGTGCTTAAGCTCATTTTTGTTAGCTATAGCATTCTATAGTTTGATTCAGGATATCTTtaagcaaaaaaataattataattaatgggAATTTTCATGAGTTATAGCTACCGTAAAACATAACTTATAGAATACTTTCCAGTGCAATGGTATATTTAGTTCTAAATATTGGGTAGTTGGAAAGCAGAAGGCAAATATGGCCTTAAGATTACTTCATTTGAAATCAGGATGTTAAAATAGATGCGTGGTCATATAGAGGGGAAAATGGATTAAGAAGCATAGTTTTCTTTGGGAATGTTGAGATAGATGGGCAGCCAAATAAGAAATGGACGATCTTTAGAAAGTAAAACTGTAACGGTTAAGGATGAACTGATAAAATGACCACTTGGTGGATTGGTCATGTACAATGTAAACCATGAAGAGAGCTAAACATAGACCAAGAACATATTTCTTGAAGCAGTAAGGCTAGATTTGGCAGCTTGAGATCTCTTGATGTAGCCTTTGATTGGATGGAATTGAATccttattagttattatttattttacatactAATtgcatttctttaattttagatGTTTTGGTCAACATTTTAAACTGGTCCCACAGATAACTTGATTGTTTGGTATATGTAACACTAATGCCTTAGTCTGTGGCACGCATTGTGCCAATGTGTGGGATCCATTTTCTTTACTAGAACGATTTTGTATTGCAATGGCTGGAGGAGGATGCATGGTAAAGCTCTGATTATTGTAGTATTATGAAACAGACCCACGGCTGACTGATTACAACACACTGCTTGAAAATATTCATGGTTTAAAAGCGGGGAAACCTGTTCAAGTTCCAATTTATGACTTCAAGTCTAGCTCTCGCATAGGATACAGGTTCCCtatctctcttttattttttgctattGTTTTAAGACATAGAAGCTCTTTTCATACGGGTTTAATGATGTCTCCACTCTCCACTTATTCAGCCTGCTAGGCAGGAAAGAAAAGagacaaaagaaaggaaagtgcATGCGAGCGGTTGGAAACAAATAATATGCATGTTCTTGATCTAGTTTTATTTATCATGATTACAGGACACTTGAAGTGCCTAGCTCCCGCATCGTGATTATTGAAGGAATATATGCCTTAAGTGACAAATTGCGGCCTTTACTAGATCTTCGCGTATCTGTCACTGGGGGTGTTCACTTTGACCTTGTCAAGAGAGTGTTACGGGACATTCAACGTGCTGGCCAAGAGCCTGAAGAAATTATCCATCAAATCTCTGAAACGGTTTCTTTATCTTACCTATTTTACTTTATAGGTGTCTGATTTAGCTGTTTTGTGAAATCATACCTAGTAATAGCCTTAAGTGCTTTATCAAATGCCTCCAAAACAAAGAGTAGTTATAGTAGTTCTCATGCACTTCTTTTCACACAGGTATATCCTATGTACAAGGCTTTTATTGAGCCAGATCTCGAAACAGCACATATTAAAATCATCAACAAGTTTAATCCGTTCACTGGATTTCAGAATCCTACTTATATTTTGAAGGTCAAGCTCAAACTCCATTATTTCCATGTCGGAGTAAATGGTTCCATGTTCCTTATTGTAGTACTACTTTCTTCCCACAACTTTACAACCAAGGGTTTTCTATCATTGTAGTCTACAAGGTTGGTGACACTGGATCAAATTAAGGAAGTTGTATCTGAGGGACACAAAGAAACTATAGAGGAAACATACGACATTTATCTTTTACCCCCTGGTGAAGATCCCGAAGCATGTCAGTCATATCTGAGGATGAGGAACAGGGATGGCAAATACAATCTCATGTTCGAGGTTAGATGTTTCATTTTTAAgccttttaaaattcttaatgagaATATAGTGGCCTTCTCTGGGTCCATAAAAGTTTTCTTCCTTGTCAGCAATGAGATGTGCTAATCTCAATCCTTTTTGTACTTCAAACTCCACTGGGGTATAGATGCCAGGTTTAGTTAGAATCATATTTTCATTGGAATCTCTCTCTTCTCATAGATCTTTACCGAATCTGAAAACAGCTGTTTTCATATATAGACATTGTATGTTTATGCCCTTTTTTGtctaaaaattagaattaaacaATACATGGAGGCAAAAATATTAGATGCTGTTTTAAATCACATGCAGTCAAAAACAGAATTAAACAGTACATGTAAACAAAGTAATATCTATGTTTCAAGAATTTGTGAGAGCTAGTTTggatttgatttcttttataagtTATGATGACAAAACCAAACATTTACACAAAAATTACTTTAGATTCAATATGCTAATCTATTCGAGAATGTATAAGAATGTTCCTTTAAGATTTACTTCTATGTTCTTTCATGAgttattttgctcattttatACTAAATATGATATCCAAAGTCCTCTCAAATTTAGGTTTTAATGCCATATTGGGTGTTTGATTTGTCTTAACTTTTGATATTTAGGATTCTGCTTAATATTCTTTTAGGATTAACTTAAATGTGGTAAGTTTTAGAGCTTCTGACCAACTTGCCTGGTTCTCAGGAATGGGTTACTGACAGTCCCTTCATAATATCACCAAGAATAACTTTTGAAGTTAGCGTGCGTCTTCTTGGAGGACTAATGGCTTTGGGGTATACAATTGCAGCCATCTTGAAAAGAAGTAGCCATGTCTTTTCTGATGATAAGGTGTCCGTGAAGATCGATTGGTTGGAGCAACTCAATCGCAAATACGTTCAGGTATCATATCCTTTAACGTATGTGTATATCATTTGACATGGTTTATATATCAGGGTAATGTGATCTTTTGCCTCTTTTCTTATTCTGAAACATGTGTTTGGTCTTAGTTATCACAACAGTCATGTACCTAATTGGTTATGGCTTAAGATAACAGCACGATTTTTTATGGCAATACACAATTGGTTTTCTTCATTTATCTAAAAGGAACCAACAGGTCAACAAAATAGCATAGCATCCTGAGCATCCAAGCACAGCTGGCTGCTGAAATAGAATAGTCAACAAGTAGCTATAACTTTGGTAAGGGATAACTCTTTTCCCTTGAAAGCCCTTATCCTAGGCCTCTACTAATCCGCAACAGAAGCCACCACTACCCAATGAATTCTTAGCAGAATAACTCGATAAAGGATGGTGAACTGGCTTTGCGCTGCCTTGCTATAAAGCATCTATTTGAGTTGTTACAGATGACTTATTAGGTACGGGTTGCACAACTTAGAACTAACTGCAATGGTATGTTGTTTCTATAAGGTGCAAGGTCGAGATCGCctatttgttaaattcatagcTGAGCAATTGGGTTTGGAAGGTTCATATGTTCCTCGTACTTACATTGAACAAATCCAGCTGGAGAAACTTGTAAATGATGTTATGGTATGATTATTCAAGTTGAACATTAAATTTTTGAGCTCTGCATGCTGCTAACTTGAGAAATATGTTTAGGCATTACCAGATGATTTGAAAACAAAGCTTAGCATTGATGATGACTTAGTTTCAAGTCCTAAAGAAGCCCTTTCCCGAGCCTCTGCTGATCGGAGAATGAAGTATCTCAGCCGGTAATTTTTATATCAAGCTACGGTTTTTCTGTCTTTTAAAAAACGTAGTGCTTTTCCACAACTTCAACAGAAAGATTAATGTGTTATTCtgtcttatttttctttacaaaagcaCCTATTCTAATCCTGATAACAGTCACATATGAAATTCATCTATGTGTGGACCAGTATCTCGCACTCGTACGCGACCCAACGGGACAAGAATTTGCCGAAGCTGACAAAACTTGCTATTAACAGTAGAAGGTTTGATGGAAGGGCCCCAGAGTCACCTACTCCAGTAGTGAATCCGGTGAGTATGTTGACCCTGAACTAATTTCTGGAACACAAGTCTAGTTTTTCTTTATCCACTGTCAGAATCCTGACAACCTGACAACCTTTCTGGTTGCTGAAAAGTTCAagtgaaagaaaacaaaagccTGACAACCTCCCCCCGTTTTCTCctccaagaaaagaaaaaagaatggaTTAATTTCAATTCTTCAGAAATTTTATGAGATTTCTGTAAAAGTTGGGCTCCTGAATGAATCCTAAACCTCtcaatcaaataaatcaatCTTGGTCCGTGGTCATAatatttgattactttttgtttgGATTGCTTAAAATTGATTCCCTTCATAGTTTTGTTTATTACTTTCGTTACTGGTCATTCATTTGTGTTTTAGGGAGTTGTTACACAGCTCTCGGAGCAAATTTCAACTTTGAATGAAAGGATGGATAAGTTCACGTCAAGTATAGAAGAATTGAATTCCAAGCTTTCTACCAGGACCATTTCGGCTAGCCAACAAAATTTAGCTGTGCAGGCCGAAGCCTGCAATGGTTCTTTACCGACATCTCTTTTCGTAACTGGCTTGGGTAATGGTTCACTAACTGGTTCACTAATGCCtcattcttcatcttcttcccagTTGGCTAGAGAGTCCCCACTCATGGAAGAGGTAGCTTCATGTCCTAGTTCAAACCCTACATTTTGTTTCTCTAATCTGACCTTTTTTTATGTTACTTGTTCCGGTTCTTGGTTTTCATGGTAGCATCAACGGAAATGATTGTCTGAATCTTGGTTTTTAACCATGCAGGTTCTAGTTATTGCAAGAGCACAACGCCAGATTATGCATCAGTTAGACAATCTGAGCAATCTGATACATGAATACCGGGGAGAAAGATGTCACCAAGAAAGGAACGATCGATCAAACAGAGCAATTGATGTTGATACTATTGGTGTTCCGCTGATCTTTACTCTAGCAATTGGTGGTTTAGGAGTAATTTTGTTTAGGAATCTAGCATCCCAAAAGTAACATCATCACTTGGAGGTCCAAATTGCGATTTCTGGCATCGCGAAAATGGTCTTATGCCCCTGTGCTTTAAGGGACCATGGAGGGCTAACACACGTACTGTAGGTTGGcatggaaaaattgtaaatattggaaaaacaaataaaggtGAAATTCTGAAACTAGTGTTTATCCAACATATGTCTTCTTcctgttatttaatttttacagtGAGTTCTATAATCAGAGAAAATCTCTGCAATCTTCTGATGTGAGAAATTTGTACACCAGTAGAGTGGATATATTTTTGTCATGTTCGTTAACATAAATGAACAGAAGCCAACCTGTTAATGAACTATT harbors:
- the LOC105764740 gene encoding inorganic pyrophosphatase TTM1 isoform X3; the encoded protein is MAQDTSSVAESPRRRSGLLRDQVQLIKRKDCDRYEIVPIEDKLSFEKGFFIVIRACQLLAQKNDGLILVGVAGPSGAGKTVFTEKVLNFMPSIAVITMDNYNDASRIIDGNFDDPRLTDYNTLLENIHGLKAGKPVQVPIYDFKSSSRIGYRTLEVPSSRIVIIEGIYALSDKLRPLLDLRVSVTGGVHFDLVKRVLRDIQRAGQEPEEIIHQISETVYPMYKAFIEPDLETAHIKIINKFNPFTGFQNPTYILKSTRLVTLDQIKEVVSEGHKETIEETYDIYLLPPGEDPEACQSYLRMRNRDGKYNLMFEEWVTDSPFIISPRITFEVSVRLLGGLMALGYTIAAILKRSSHVFSDDKVSVKIDWLEQLNRKYVQVQGRDRLFVKFIAEQLGLEGSYVPRTYIEQIQLEKLVNDVMALPDDLKTKLSIDDDLVSSPKEALSRASADRRMKYLSRHI
- the LOC105764740 gene encoding inorganic pyrophosphatase TTM1 isoform X1, whose product is MAQDTSSVAESPRRRSGLLRDQVQLIKRKDCDRYEIVPIEDKLSFEKGFFIVIRACQLLAQKNDGLILVGVAGPSGAGKTVFTEKVLNFMPSIAVITMDNYNDASRIIDGNFDDPRLTDYNTLLENIHGLKAGKPVQVPIYDFKSSSRIGYRTLEVPSSRIVIIEGIYALSDKLRPLLDLRVSVTGGVHFDLVKRVLRDIQRAGQEPEEIIHQISETVYPMYKAFIEPDLETAHIKIINKFNPFTGFQNPTYILKSTRLVTLDQIKEVVSEGHKETIEETYDIYLLPPGEDPEACQSYLRMRNRDGKYNLMFEEWVTDSPFIISPRITFEVSVRLLGGLMALGYTIAAILKRSSHVFSDDKVSVKIDWLEQLNRKYVQVQGRDRLFVKFIAEQLGLEGSYVPRTYIEQIQLEKLVNDVMALPDDLKTKLSIDDDLVSSPKEALSRASADRRMKYLSRISHSYATQRDKNLPKLTKLAINSRRFDGRAPESPTPVVNPGVVTQLSEQISTLNERMDKFTSSIEELNSKLSTRTISASQQNLAVQAEACNGSLPTSLFVTGLGNGSLTGSLMPHSSSSSQLARESPLMEEVLVIARAQRQIMHQLDNLSNLIHEYRGERCHQERNDRSNRAIDVDTIGVPLIFTLAIGGLGVILFRNLASQK
- the LOC105764740 gene encoding inorganic pyrophosphatase TTM1 isoform X2, whose translation is MAQDTSSVAESPRRRSGLLRDQVQLIKRKDCDRYEIVPIEDKLSFEKGFFIVIRACQLLAQKNDGLILVGVAGPSGAGKTVFTEKVLNFMPSIAVITMDNYNDASRIIDGNFDDPRLTDYNTLLENIHGLKAGKPVQVPIYDFKSSSRIGYRTLEVPSSRIVIIEGIYALSDKLRPLLDLRVSVTGGVHFDLVKRVLRDIQRAGQEPEEIIHQISETVYPMYKAFIEPDLETAHIKIINKFNPFTGFQNPTYILKSTRLVTLDQIKEVVSEGHKETIEETYDIYLLPPGEDPEACQSYLRMRNRDGKYNLMFEEWVTDSPFIISPRITFEVSVRLLGGLMALGYTIAAILKRSSHVFSDDKVSVKIDWLEQLNRKYVQALPDDLKTKLSIDDDLVSSPKEALSRASADRRMKYLSRISHSYATQRDKNLPKLTKLAINSRRFDGRAPESPTPVVNPGVVTQLSEQISTLNERMDKFTSSIEELNSKLSTRTISASQQNLAVQAEACNGSLPTSLFVTGLGNGSLTGSLMPHSSSSSQLARESPLMEEVLVIARAQRQIMHQLDNLSNLIHEYRGERCHQERNDRSNRAIDVDTIGVPLIFTLAIGGLGVILFRNLASQK